From one Streptomyces sp. R41 genomic stretch:
- the lepB gene encoding signal peptidase I, with translation MDGWGPQAYGSQQPAAAHYGWPQPPVARRAGSRVPLVVALGVMVVGMVLAVVSILVTGGETAGYRTWHQQSGAMEPTYPEGSDVPVKPIDGSGVRRGDVVLFSARDWGADSVFMMRVIAVGGDQVVIDEPGRVKVNGKILREPYLFKSGPYFAPPVEVTVPESRLFLLGDHRVAAADSRAHLSENSGTIARSAVVGMAVDHASVPSPDRLWMWVGAATAAVGLIAAAVATTVRRRRTGVVQRI, from the coding sequence ATGGACGGGTGGGGGCCGCAGGCGTACGGGTCTCAGCAACCGGCCGCCGCGCACTACGGGTGGCCACAGCCGCCGGTGGCGCGCCGTGCGGGCAGTCGCGTGCCGTTGGTGGTGGCGTTGGGGGTCATGGTGGTCGGCATGGTGCTCGCGGTGGTCAGCATCCTGGTGACCGGGGGCGAGACGGCGGGCTACCGGACGTGGCACCAGCAGAGCGGGGCGATGGAACCGACGTATCCCGAGGGGAGCGACGTCCCGGTGAAGCCCATCGACGGTTCGGGCGTCCGGCGCGGTGACGTGGTCCTGTTCTCTGCACGTGACTGGGGCGCCGACAGCGTCTTCATGATGCGGGTGATAGCTGTCGGCGGCGATCAGGTCGTCATCGACGAGCCCGGGAGGGTGAAGGTCAACGGCAAGATCCTGCGGGAGCCGTACCTCTTCAAGAGCGGCCCCTATTTCGCCCCTCCCGTGGAGGTCACCGTGCCCGAGAGCCGGCTCTTCCTCCTCGGCGACCACCGTGTGGCTGCGGCGGACTCACGCGCCCACCTCTCTGAGAACAGCGGAACCATCGCCCGCTCTGCCGTCGTCGGCATGGCGGTGGACCACGCGAGTGTTCCCTCCCCCGATCGCCTGTGGATGTGGGTGGGCGCGGCGACGGCCGCCGTGGGCCTGATCGCGGCAGCCGTCGCCACGACCGTCAGGCGCCGCCGCACGGGAGTTGTACAGAGAATCTGA
- a CDS encoding Uma2 family endonuclease, with translation MAVLQHEMTLGEAADLLSHALPGHRVEILQGRLTVTPPPDGSHALSLSWLVVAFDRAGAREAGLRYVQGIGLWLPTLADDFAIPDFSVVDADFRDALVQKNCYAPNVFRLVVEVTSSNWSDDLGPKVESYAEAGVPVYVVADRKHDEVLLYQDPADGKYPVPQRYKRGQSVPVPESVGVTLELSVDTLLDGED, from the coding sequence GTGGCTGTACTGCAACACGAGATGACGTTGGGCGAAGCCGCCGACCTGCTCTCCCATGCACTGCCTGGGCACCGCGTGGAGATTCTCCAGGGGAGGCTCACTGTGACACCGCCGCCGGACGGCTCGCACGCGCTGTCGTTGTCCTGGCTGGTCGTAGCGTTCGACAGGGCAGGGGCACGTGAGGCCGGGCTCAGATATGTCCAGGGCATCGGCCTGTGGCTGCCCACCTTGGCGGACGACTTCGCGATCCCCGATTTCTCCGTCGTCGACGCGGACTTCCGCGACGCCCTCGTCCAGAAGAACTGCTACGCCCCCAACGTTTTCCGCCTGGTCGTGGAAGTGACGTCGTCGAACTGGTCCGACGACCTCGGACCCAAGGTCGAGAGCTACGCCGAGGCCGGTGTCCCCGTCTACGTCGTGGCCGACCGTAAGCACGACGAGGTGCTCCTCTACCAGGACCCGGCCGACGGGAAGTACCCTGTGCCCCAGCGTTACAAGCGGGGCCAGAGCGTGCCGGTTCCGGAGTCCGTGGGTGTCACCCTGGAGCTCTCCGTGGACACCCTGCTCGACGGCGAAGACTGA
- a CDS encoding DUF4241 domain-containing protein: MIIDVTYGEDWDAASRTVLGPMSRQRASDRDATGEPYAVVLREEGRPQPVAVLHIAWAHGYFGVWAYDERGRRTREFDLRRLEPERLFLRHVARWRYDTEDMPEFAEQAGRIRVDLYPDGRGRKVSEPQGSGGGSLHTLADMPEEQRWVPAPEFGAWEWTVALVTDGQFPDALREAPETNPTPLATANWQPPSPLRPRHVDEMFAPGTRFSPPYEGDAGPYAVERIIDAGVLRLPTGQVIACDPHWVTPGKPFTVAVRPGDYSTQIATASYASEYEGTPLHMEDYTAARVLISEKPTVEWELALRPDEDPRTLRDGEFYGFGVDSGTGCFVDAAAAPRLIGRGNTLARDADPDGILVLQDPESDGNLIAYPSGMGDGTYPVWIGRDAEGEVTCLVADMLILSHQELLSD, from the coding sequence GTGATCATCGATGTGACGTACGGGGAGGACTGGGACGCCGCGTCCCGTACGGTTCTCGGCCCGATGAGCAGACAGCGGGCCTCGGACCGGGACGCGACGGGCGAGCCGTACGCCGTGGTGCTGCGCGAGGAGGGCCGCCCGCAGCCCGTCGCCGTACTGCACATCGCCTGGGCGCACGGCTACTTCGGCGTCTGGGCGTACGACGAACGGGGCCGGCGCACCCGCGAGTTCGATCTGCGGCGCCTGGAGCCCGAGCGCCTCTTCCTGCGGCACGTCGCGCGGTGGCGGTACGACACGGAGGACATGCCGGAGTTCGCGGAGCAGGCGGGACGGATCCGGGTCGACCTCTACCCGGACGGTCGCGGCCGCAAGGTGTCCGAACCGCAGGGAAGCGGGGGCGGCTCGCTGCACACCCTGGCCGACATGCCGGAGGAACAGCGCTGGGTACCAGCACCCGAGTTCGGCGCCTGGGAGTGGACGGTGGCTCTCGTGACGGACGGGCAGTTCCCGGACGCCCTCCGGGAGGCGCCCGAGACGAACCCGACGCCCCTCGCCACCGCGAACTGGCAGCCGCCCAGCCCCTTGCGCCCCCGCCACGTCGACGAGATGTTCGCGCCCGGCACGCGCTTCTCACCGCCGTACGAGGGCGATGCGGGCCCGTACGCCGTCGAGCGCATCATCGACGCCGGTGTGCTGCGCCTCCCGACAGGCCAGGTCATCGCCTGCGACCCACACTGGGTCACTCCCGGCAAGCCCTTCACCGTCGCCGTGCGCCCCGGTGACTACTCGACGCAGATCGCGACCGCGTCCTACGCGAGCGAGTACGAGGGCACACCGCTCCACATGGAGGACTACACCGCGGCACGCGTCCTCATCTCCGAAAAGCCCACGGTGGAGTGGGAGTTGGCCCTGCGTCCCGACGAGGACCCGCGCACCCTGAGGGACGGCGAGTTCTACGGCTTCGGCGTGGACAGCGGCACCGGCTGCTTCGTCGACGCGGCGGCGGCTCCGCGGCTCATCGGCCGCGGGAACACCCTCGCCCGGGACGCCGATCCCGACGGCATCCTCGTCCTCCAGGACCCGGAGTCCGACGGCAACCTCATCGCCTACCCGAGCGGCATGGGCGACGGCACCTACCCGGTGTGGATCGGGCGCGACGCGGAGGGCGAGGTCACCTGCTTGGTCGCCGACATGCTGATCCTGAGCCACCAGGAACTGCTGAGCGACTGA
- a CDS encoding RNA polymerase sigma factor, with protein sequence MGQGGESRRVQAYDGELGVAVARAQDGDEAAFAVAYRIVQPGLLGYLRGIVGDDAEDVASDAWLEIARDLGRFRGDGAGFRGWTATIARHRALDHLRRLKVRPRGTTIEQDVLELPGRHSTHDEALETLSTEYALELVSRLPRDQAEAVLLRVVVGLDGPAAARVLGKRPGAVRTAAHRGLKRLARQLGAEGVTDERPQTLGESG encoded by the coding sequence TTGGGCCAGGGAGGGGAATCCCGCCGCGTGCAGGCGTACGACGGGGAACTGGGCGTGGCCGTCGCGCGGGCGCAGGACGGGGACGAGGCCGCCTTCGCGGTCGCGTACCGGATCGTGCAGCCCGGACTGCTCGGATATCTGCGCGGAATCGTCGGCGACGACGCGGAGGACGTGGCGTCCGACGCGTGGCTGGAGATAGCGCGGGATCTGGGACGGTTCCGCGGGGACGGCGCCGGGTTCCGCGGCTGGACCGCGACCATCGCCCGGCACCGGGCGCTGGACCATCTGCGGCGGCTGAAGGTACGGCCCCGGGGGACCACGATCGAACAGGACGTCCTGGAGCTGCCCGGCAGGCACAGCACGCACGACGAGGCGCTGGAGACCCTCTCCACGGAGTACGCCCTGGAGCTGGTCTCGCGGCTGCCGCGCGACCAGGCCGAGGCCGTGCTGCTGCGGGTCGTGGTCGGCCTCGACGGGCCGGCGGCGGCGCGGGTGCTGGGCAAGCGCCCGGGCGCGGTGCGCACCGCCGCCCACCGCGGCCTGAAGCGGCTCGCGCGCCAGCTCGGCGCCGAGGGTGTGACGGATGAGCGACCCCAGACGCTGGGGGAGTCGGGATGA
- a CDS encoding DUF4241 domain-containing protein, with protein sequence MRTAAAARSSTSRTAKGGMPGAGPCSGVDAGTGAFVDATRAEKLGRRFRDGQVAGTQDEDDNGIATVDDPATGTNLIACPSGRGDGSYPVWIGRDADGDVTCFVADMLILGQAELLPQQP encoded by the coding sequence GTGAGAACGGCAGCGGCGGCGAGATCGTCGACGTCGCGTACGGCGAAGGGTGGGATGCCGGGCGCGGGGCCGTGCTCGGGAGTGGACGCGGGCACCGGCGCCTTCGTCGACGCGACCAGGGCCGAGAAGCTCGGCCGGCGGTTCCGGGACGGCCAGGTCGCGGGCACGCAGGACGAGGACGACAACGGCATCGCGACCGTGGACGACCCGGCCACCGGCACCAACCTGATCGCCTGCCCGAGCGGCCGGGGCGACGGCTCCTACCCCGTGTGGATCGGCCGGGACGCGGACGGCGACGTCACGTGCTTCGTGGCGGACATGCTGATCCTCGGCCAGGCGGAGCTACTGCCACAGCAACCTTGA
- a CDS encoding FAD-dependent oxidoreductase, whose translation MNTDVLVVGAGPTGLALAVDLARRGVDALVVERAERLFPGSRGKGIQPRTMEVFDDLGVLDAIRAAGGPYPVGMIWQDGKRLGEHQMFDPVETSGDSPYAEPWMVPQWRTQEILFARLAELGGRVAFGREVVGLTQHEDGVTVEFASGAPVRARYAVAADGGRSTVRRTLGIGMTGETVDPNPMLVADVRITGLDRDNVHVFPPRGDGDGFLAVFPLAGTEDFQVVAQFPEGTDVDLSLDGIRKVVAARSHLSPDDVTEVRWASDFRPRAALADRFRAGRVFLAGDAAHVHSPAGGQGLNTSVQDAYNLGWKLGAVLRDGAPESLLDSYEEERLPNAAAMLGLTTQVHRGDVRRGAATQQLGLGYRGRSLAVETRAGLPDEALHAGDRAPDGVRAGVRLFDAFRGPHWTLVTVATAEDLPPLPAVHTVRIPAYEAYGAGVFLVRPDGYVGWAGATAEGLAEYATRVGVAQAPASLRRWPA comes from the coding sequence GTGAACACCGACGTGCTCGTCGTCGGCGCAGGCCCCACAGGCCTCGCCCTCGCCGTCGACCTCGCACGGCGTGGGGTGGACGCCCTGGTCGTGGAACGGGCCGAGAGGCTGTTCCCCGGGTCGCGCGGCAAGGGCATCCAGCCGCGCACGATGGAGGTCTTCGACGACCTCGGCGTGCTGGACGCGATCCGCGCGGCGGGCGGCCCCTACCCGGTCGGGATGATCTGGCAGGACGGCAAGCGCCTGGGCGAGCACCAGATGTTCGACCCGGTCGAGACGAGCGGCGACTCGCCGTACGCCGAACCGTGGATGGTGCCGCAGTGGCGCACCCAGGAGATTCTGTTCGCGCGGCTGGCGGAACTCGGCGGGCGGGTCGCCTTCGGGCGGGAGGTCGTCGGTCTCACGCAGCACGAGGACGGCGTGACCGTGGAGTTCGCCTCCGGCGCCCCGGTCCGCGCGCGGTACGCCGTCGCCGCGGACGGCGGCCGCTCGACCGTGCGCCGCACCCTGGGGATCGGCATGACGGGAGAGACGGTCGACCCGAACCCGATGCTGGTGGCGGACGTCCGGATCACCGGCCTGGACCGCGACAACGTGCACGTCTTCCCGCCGCGCGGGGACGGCGACGGTTTCCTCGCGGTCTTCCCGCTGGCCGGCACGGAGGACTTCCAGGTCGTGGCCCAGTTCCCGGAGGGCACGGACGTCGACCTCTCCCTCGACGGCATCCGCAAGGTCGTCGCCGCGCGCTCGCACCTCTCCCCCGACGACGTGACCGAGGTGCGCTGGGCCTCGGACTTCCGGCCGCGGGCCGCGCTGGCGGACCGCTTCCGTGCGGGACGGGTGTTCCTCGCCGGGGACGCGGCGCACGTCCACTCGCCCGCCGGGGGCCAGGGCCTCAACACCAGCGTCCAGGACGCGTACAACCTGGGCTGGAAGCTCGGCGCGGTGCTGCGCGACGGGGCCCCCGAGTCCCTCCTCGACTCCTACGAGGAGGAGCGGCTGCCCAACGCCGCCGCCATGCTCGGCCTGACCACCCAGGTCCATCGGGGCGATGTCCGGCGCGGCGCGGCCACCCAGCAGCTCGGGCTCGGCTACCGGGGCCGCTCACTCGCGGTGGAGACCCGCGCGGGCCTGCCGGACGAGGCCTTGCACGCGGGCGACCGCGCCCCGGACGGCGTCCGCGCCGGCGTACGTCTCTTCGACGCGTTCCGGGGGCCGCACTGGACGCTGGTGACGGTCGCCACGGCCGAGGACCTGCCACCGCTCCCCGCTGTCCACACGGTGCGGATCCCCGCCTACGAGGCGTACGGGGCCGGGGTCTTCCTCGTCCGGCCCGACGGTTACGTCGGCTGGGCGGGCGCGACTGCGGAGGGACTGGCGGAGTACGCGACCCGCGTGGGCGTCGCCCAGGCGCCGGCGAGTCTTAGGCGCTGGCCAGCGTGA
- a CDS encoding L,D-transpeptidase produces the protein MPVSPGDSTQLITVKSNGSYATVTAWAKGNSGWKAVLSDGAGRVGSNGVVDGATRRQSTYTTPAGTYTITEGFGVEAGGTSMPYTRVNSSHWWVEDPESKYYNSMHTAEGADFPLTETGDRGSEHLVNYPTQYAKALVINFNRWPATPGRGAGIFLHVNGQGATAGCVSVPRATMDRIMAWIKPGAHPRIAIG, from the coding sequence GTGCCGGTCAGCCCCGGCGACTCGACCCAGCTCATCACCGTCAAGTCGAACGGCTCGTACGCGACCGTGACCGCCTGGGCCAAGGGCAATTCCGGCTGGAAGGCGGTCCTGTCCGACGGTGCCGGGCGGGTCGGCTCCAACGGCGTCGTCGACGGGGCCACGAGGAGGCAGAGCACGTACACCACGCCCGCCGGGACCTACACGATCACCGAGGGGTTCGGGGTCGAGGCGGGCGGGACGAGCATGCCGTACACGCGGGTCAACTCGAGCCACTGGTGGGTGGAGGACCCGGAGTCGAAGTACTACAACTCCATGCACACCGCGGAGGGCGCCGACTTCCCGCTCACCGAGACCGGCGACCGGGGCAGCGAGCACCTCGTCAACTACCCGACCCAGTACGCCAAGGCGCTCGTCATCAACTTCAATCGCTGGCCGGCGACGCCCGGTCGCGGCGCCGGGATCTTCCTGCACGTCAACGGGCAGGGAGCGACGGCCGGTTGCGTCTCCGTGCCGCGCGCGACGATGGACCGGATCATGGCCTGGATCAAGCCGGGCGCGCATCCTCGGATCGCCATCGGTTGA
- a CDS encoding L,D-transpeptidase family protein — translation MKRSLAAVAALVAVSGCTAEAVGAHGKTPPPARTGPAAKHPRTPTSTSTSTPQDGKPDAPAAKVLWSRGDKGTDIREVQARLHQVAWLITAPTGTYDAPTVDAVKGFQGKRGLPRTGELDSVTWERLRRMTHKPADWELYPYGGQPAARPDPRCMTGRVLCISKTSRTLRWMIDGRTVSTVDVRFGSQYTPTREGVFSVYFKSRYHVSTIYHTSMPYAMFFSGGQAVHYSSDFAARGYYGASHGCVNVRDEGKIAALFAQVRNGDKVVVYW, via the coding sequence ATGAAGAGATCGCTGGCCGCCGTCGCGGCTCTCGTCGCGGTGAGCGGCTGTACGGCCGAGGCCGTGGGCGCGCACGGAAAGACGCCGCCGCCCGCGCGGACCGGCCCTGCGGCCAAGCACCCACGGACGCCGACATCCACGTCCACCTCGACGCCCCAGGACGGCAAGCCGGACGCCCCCGCCGCCAAGGTCCTGTGGTCCCGCGGCGACAAGGGCACCGACATCCGGGAGGTCCAGGCCCGGCTGCACCAGGTCGCCTGGCTCATCACCGCGCCGACAGGGACGTACGACGCCCCGACGGTCGACGCGGTGAAGGGCTTCCAGGGCAAACGGGGGTTGCCGCGCACCGGCGAACTGGACTCCGTCACCTGGGAGCGGCTGCGGAGGATGACGCACAAGCCGGCCGACTGGGAGCTGTACCCCTACGGCGGGCAGCCGGCCGCGCGGCCGGACCCGCGCTGCATGACAGGCCGCGTGTTGTGCATCAGCAAGACGAGCCGCACCCTGCGCTGGATGATCGACGGGAGGACGGTCTCGACCGTGGACGTGCGGTTCGGCTCGCAGTACACGCCGACCCGCGAAGGTGTGTTCAGCGTCTACTTCAAGTCGCGTTACCACGTGTCGACGATCTACCACACGTCCATGCCCTACGCGATGTTCTTCAGCGGCGGCCAAGCGGTCCATTACTCCTCGGACTTCGCGGCCCGCGGCTACTACGGCGCCTCGCACGGCTGCGTCAACGTCCGGGACGAGGGGAAGATCGCGGCGCTGTTCGCGCAGGTCCGCAACGGGGACAAGGTCGTCGTCTACTGGTGA
- a CDS encoding RNA polymerase sigma factor codes for MLGDDAELTAAVLAAQDGDETAFRTVYRAVHPRLLGYVRTLVGDPDAEDVTSEAWLQIARDLERFSGDADRFRGWAARIARNRALDHIRMRGRRPAIGGDETELTGKAAESDTAGEAIESLATDSTLSLIAQLPQDQAEAVVLRVVVGLDAKTAAETLGKRPGAVRTAAHRGLKRLAELLGEDPESAGALGAVPPQRGSRTRAVTSAGVTHMRSRTQKDM; via the coding sequence GTGCTGGGGGACGACGCGGAGCTGACCGCCGCGGTGCTTGCGGCACAGGACGGGGACGAGACCGCGTTCCGGACTGTGTACCGCGCGGTGCACCCACGGCTGCTCGGATATGTACGGACGCTGGTCGGCGACCCGGACGCGGAGGACGTCACGTCCGAGGCCTGGCTGCAGATCGCCCGGGACCTGGAGCGGTTCAGCGGCGACGCGGACCGGTTCCGCGGGTGGGCGGCCCGGATCGCCCGCAACCGCGCGCTGGACCACATACGAATGCGCGGGCGGCGCCCCGCGATCGGCGGCGACGAGACCGAACTGACCGGCAAGGCCGCCGAGTCGGACACCGCGGGCGAGGCCATCGAGTCGCTGGCCACCGACAGCACCCTCTCGCTCATCGCCCAGCTCCCGCAGGACCAGGCGGAGGCCGTCGTGCTGCGTGTCGTCGTCGGCCTCGACGCGAAGACCGCCGCCGAGACCCTCGGCAAGCGCCCCGGCGCCGTCCGCACGGCGGCGCACCGCGGTCTGAAACGGCTCGCGGAGCTGCTCGGCGAGGATCCGGAATCCGCCGGCGCACTCGGCGCCGTCCCCCCACAAAGAGGATCGCGCACACGCGCGGTGACGTCCGCCGGTGTGACGCATATGCGTTCGCGGACGCAGAAGGACATGTGA
- a CDS encoding DUF5959 family protein: MTEPGTADLIHLEDADGNRCIVRVTGRSKPGVLPGHDTLRADVFASADFVDARLDVYVFQRDLDAWQHALTGLAPGKDARIGRERGLELILHMLDDRSLAVSLHDPDRLTTMLRIRPEENWVDEHLQRLEQVRRTWPSEVVETGPMTYAWSPDRQA; encoded by the coding sequence GTGACGGAACCAGGCACAGCCGACCTGATCCACCTGGAGGATGCGGACGGCAACCGCTGCATCGTCCGCGTCACCGGGCGCTCCAAGCCCGGTGTGCTGCCCGGTCACGACACCCTTCGGGCCGACGTGTTCGCATCGGCGGACTTCGTCGACGCCCGCCTTGATGTCTATGTCTTCCAGCGGGATCTCGATGCCTGGCAGCACGCCTTGACCGGTCTGGCGCCCGGGAAGGATGCGAGGATCGGCAGGGAGCGCGGACTGGAACTCATTCTCCACATGCTCGACGATCGCTCCTTGGCCGTATCCCTCCACGATCCAGACCGCCTCACCACGATGCTGCGGATCCGACCGGAGGAGAACTGGGTCGACGAGCACCTTCAGCGCCTTGAGCAGGTCCGGCGAACCTGGCCCAGCGAGGTTGTGGAGACAGGGCCCATGACCTACGCGTGGAGCCCCGACCGGCAGGCCTGA
- the leuE gene encoding leucine efflux protein LeuE, translating to MLGVTDLPTYLAGLVLIVLLPGPNSLYVLSVAARRGIRAGYTAAAGVWCGDTVLMTLSAAGVASLLQANAVLFGIVKYAGAGYLTWLAVGMLRAAWGMWRTRRERAAESEEPVTATEERPFRRALVVSLFNPKAILFFVAFFVQFVDPGYAYPALSFVVLGAFAQLASFLYLTALIFSGTRLAAAFRRRKRLSAGATTAAGALFLGFAVKLTLASA from the coding sequence ATGCTTGGTGTCACCGACCTCCCCACCTATCTCGCAGGCCTGGTCCTGATCGTCCTGCTCCCCGGCCCGAACTCGCTGTACGTGCTCTCGGTCGCGGCCCGCCGGGGCATCCGTGCCGGGTACACGGCAGCCGCGGGCGTCTGGTGCGGGGACACCGTGCTCATGACACTGTCGGCGGCCGGAGTCGCTTCGCTCTTGCAGGCGAACGCCGTGTTGTTCGGGATCGTGAAGTACGCGGGGGCCGGGTATCTGACATGGCTCGCGGTCGGGATGCTGCGGGCCGCGTGGGGGATGTGGCGGACGCGGCGGGAGCGGGCGGCGGAGAGCGAAGAGCCCGTGACCGCCACCGAGGAGCGGCCCTTCCGGCGGGCGCTCGTCGTCAGTCTGTTCAACCCCAAGGCGATCCTGTTCTTCGTCGCCTTCTTCGTGCAGTTCGTGGACCCGGGATACGCCTACCCGGCCCTCTCCTTCGTCGTCCTCGGCGCCTTCGCCCAGCTGGCGAGCTTCCTTTACCTCACCGCGCTGATATTCAGCGGTACGAGGCTGGCGGCGGCCTTCCGTCGGCGCAAGCGGCTCTCCGCGGGCGCCACGACCGCCGCGGGCGCCCTCTTCCTGGGCTTCGCCGTGAAGCTCACGCTGGCCAGCGCCTAA
- a CDS encoding methylmalonyl-CoA mutase produces the protein MARESESGLPIEPVYGPETLEGWDPAEKLGAPGSYPFTRGVYPSMYTGRPWTMRQYAGFGTAVESNARYKQLIANGTMGLSVAFDLPTQMGHDSDAAIAHGEVGKVGVAIDSVEDMRILFGGIPLDKVSTSMTINAPAALLLLMYQLVGEEQGVPADQLTGTIQNDVLKEYIARGTYIFPPKPSLRLIADIFKYCKAEIPKWNTISISGYHMAEAGASPAQEIAFTLADGIEYVRTAVAAGMDVDDFAPRLSFFFVARTTILEEVAKFRAARRIWARVMKDEFGAKNPKSLMLRFHTQTAGVQLTAQQPEVNLVRVAVQGLAAVLGGTQSLHTNSFDEAIALPTDKSARLALRTQQVLAYETDVTATVDPFAGSYVIEKMTDEVEEAAVELMAKVEDLGGAVNAIEHGFQKSEIERSAYRIAQETDSGERVVVGVNRYQLDEEEPYEPLRVDPAIEAQQAERLAKLRAERDQAAVDAALADLKKAAEGTDNVLYPMKDALRARATVGEVCNSLREVWGTYVPSDAF, from the coding sequence ATGGCGCGCGAATCCGAGTCCGGTCTGCCCATCGAACCGGTGTACGGGCCGGAGACTCTGGAGGGCTGGGACCCCGCCGAGAAGCTGGGCGCGCCGGGTTCGTACCCCTTCACCCGTGGCGTGTACCCGTCGATGTACACGGGCCGTCCGTGGACGATGCGGCAGTACGCCGGTTTTGGTACGGCCGTGGAGTCGAACGCCCGCTACAAGCAGCTGATCGCCAACGGCACGATGGGTCTGTCGGTCGCCTTCGACCTGCCGACCCAGATGGGTCACGACTCGGACGCCGCCATCGCGCACGGTGAGGTCGGCAAGGTGGGCGTGGCGATCGACTCGGTCGAGGACATGCGGATCCTGTTCGGCGGGATCCCGCTGGACAAGGTCTCCACGTCGATGACGATCAACGCGCCCGCCGCGCTGCTCCTGCTGATGTACCAGCTGGTCGGCGAGGAGCAGGGAGTGCCGGCCGACCAGCTGACGGGCACGATCCAGAACGACGTGCTCAAGGAGTACATCGCGCGCGGGACGTACATCTTCCCGCCGAAGCCCTCCCTGCGCCTGATCGCGGACATCTTCAAGTACTGCAAGGCCGAGATCCCGAAGTGGAACACGATCTCGATCTCGGGCTACCACATGGCGGAGGCGGGCGCGTCGCCCGCGCAGGAGATCGCGTTCACACTCGCCGACGGCATCGAGTACGTCCGTACGGCGGTCGCGGCCGGCATGGACGTGGACGACTTCGCCCCCCGTCTCTCCTTCTTCTTCGTCGCCCGTACGACGATCCTGGAGGAGGTCGCCAAGTTCCGTGCCGCGCGCCGGATCTGGGCCCGGGTGATGAAGGACGAGTTCGGCGCGAAGAACCCCAAGTCCCTGATGCTGCGCTTCCACACGCAGACGGCGGGCGTGCAGCTGACGGCACAGCAGCCGGAGGTGAATCTGGTCCGCGTCGCCGTCCAGGGCCTGGCCGCGGTGCTCGGCGGCACGCAGTCCCTGCACACGAACTCCTTCGACGAGGCGATCGCGCTGCCGACCGACAAGTCCGCGCGCCTGGCCCTGCGTACGCAGCAGGTCCTGGCGTACGAGACCGATGTCACCGCCACCGTGGATCCCTTCGCGGGCTCGTACGTCATCGAGAAGATGACGGACGAGGTGGAGGAGGCCGCTGTCGAACTCATGGCCAAGGTCGAGGACTTGGGCGGCGCGGTCAACGCGATCGAGCACGGCTTCCAGAAGTCGGAGATCGAGCGCAGCGCCTACCGCATCGCCCAGGAGACCGACTCCGGCGAGCGGGTCGTGGTCGGTGTCAACCGCTACCAGCTCGACGAGGAAGAGCCCTACGAGCCCCTCCGCGTCGACCCGGCCATCGAGGCCCAGCAGGCCGAACGCCTCGCCAAGCTCCGCGCGGAGCGCGACCAGGCGGCGGTCGACGCCGCCCTGGCCGACCTGAAGAAGGCGGCCGAGGGCACGGACAACGTCCTCTACCCCATGAAGGACGCCCTCCGCGCCCGCGCGACGGTGGGCGAGGTGTGCAACTCGCTGCGGGAGGTTTGGGGGACTTACGTGCCTTCGGATGCCTTCTGA
- a CDS encoding TetR/AcrR family transcriptional regulator C-terminal domain-containing protein, whose translation MVTQRSPKLDKKQVVETALRLLNEVGLDGLTLRAIAKELNVQAPALYWHFKNKQELLDEMATQMYRRMVEDAPPAPDATWQERLLTANRGLRAALLSYRDGAKVFSGSRFTGTLHAFEMERTLRLLTEAGFTLAQAVRATTTAYMYTLGFVTEEQGVQPLPGERREGYDVDERARRMADFPLSAAAGAEIFEDYDRHFEDGLALVIAGTEARYGVG comes from the coding sequence GTGGTTACCCAGAGATCCCCCAAACTGGACAAGAAGCAGGTCGTCGAGACCGCCCTGCGCCTGCTGAACGAGGTCGGTCTCGACGGCCTCACGCTCCGGGCGATCGCCAAGGAGCTGAACGTCCAGGCACCCGCGCTCTACTGGCACTTCAAGAACAAGCAGGAGCTGCTGGACGAGATGGCGACGCAGATGTACCGCCGGATGGTCGAGGACGCGCCGCCCGCCCCCGACGCCACCTGGCAGGAGCGCCTCCTGACGGCCAACCGCGGACTGCGTGCCGCGCTGCTGAGCTACCGCGACGGCGCGAAGGTCTTCAGCGGCTCCCGTTTCACCGGCACCCTGCACGCCTTCGAGATGGAGCGGACCCTGCGCCTCTTGACGGAGGCCGGCTTCACCCTCGCCCAGGCGGTCCGCGCGACGACGACCGCGTACATGTACACCCTCGGCTTCGTCACCGAGGAGCAGGGCGTCCAGCCCCTGCCGGGCGAGCGCCGCGAGGGCTACGACGTCGACGAACGCGCCCGCCGGATGGCCGACTTCCCGCTGTCGGCCGCGGCGGGCGCGGAGATCTTCGAGGACTACGACCGGCACTTCGAGGACGGGCTGGCCCTGGTGATCGCGGGGACCGAGGCGCGATACGGGGTCGGCTGA